In Archangium violaceum, the following are encoded in one genomic region:
- a CDS encoding esterase family protein has translation MSNVDPNLRRELFGWFSPRVGMDMPIVRYGHWGPALLLFPTAGGDFLEAERMGLIQSVAHHLFAGRVQIFSINSINPWAWMNPGMPIHEKAHNQVRYSDYVEQEVVPHIRRCLGNDHARIGAVGASFGAFHAANAFFRRPDQFELLLGLGGFYDLQPEFLHGYWSDEVYFNNPVSYVPNLPEGSGMDLLRHHSQIHLVTSRGAWENPGYSEHLSHLLHQRGIPHNLDIWGHDMPHDWPTWYRQLDHYLGERLGF, from the coding sequence ATGTCGAACGTCGATCCGAATCTGCGTCGTGAGCTCTTCGGTTGGTTCAGCCCCCGGGTGGGCATGGACATGCCCATCGTGCGCTATGGCCACTGGGGCCCGGCCCTGTTGCTCTTCCCCACCGCCGGAGGCGACTTCCTCGAGGCCGAGCGCATGGGGCTCATCCAGTCCGTCGCGCACCACCTGTTCGCCGGCCGGGTGCAGATCTTCAGCATCAACAGCATCAATCCCTGGGCGTGGATGAACCCTGGCATGCCCATCCACGAGAAGGCCCACAACCAGGTGCGCTACTCGGACTATGTCGAGCAGGAAGTCGTCCCGCATATCCGCCGCTGCCTGGGGAACGACCACGCACGCATTGGCGCGGTGGGAGCCAGCTTCGGAGCCTTCCACGCCGCCAACGCCTTCTTCCGGCGCCCGGACCAGTTCGAACTGCTGCTCGGGCTGGGCGGCTTCTACGACCTCCAGCCGGAGTTCCTCCACGGCTACTGGAGCGACGAGGTCTACTTCAACAACCCCGTCTCCTACGTTCCCAATCTGCCCGAGGGGTCTGGGATGGACCTCCTGCGGCACCACAGCCAGATCCACCTGGTGACGAGCCGCGGCGCGTGGGAGAACCCCGGGTATTCCGAGCACCTCAGCCACCTGTTGCACCAGCGTGGCATCCCCCACAACCTGGACATCTGGGGCCACGACATGCCCCACGACTGGCCCACCTGGTACCGGCAGCTCGACCACTACCTGGGGGAGCGGCTGGGGTTCTAG
- a CDS encoding isovaleryl-CoA dehydrogenase gives MTEHRSIAEGFITHQVTNQAPPLTYDAWATDTVLREAVTREGGAWAEAELAKYGPLVGGEMMQLGFVANENKPKLRTFDRYGNRLDEVEFHPAYHRLMELAIAHGVPNFSWRHEDRPGAHVARMALFYLHNQADQGTSCPLTMTYASVPALRRQPELAREWLPRVSSATYDSRFIPAAQKRGATLGMGMTEKQGGSDVRTNTTRAHQLGSRGPGQPYALVGHKWFFSAPMSDAFLVLAQAEGGLSCFLLPRFTPDGERNAIRIQRLKDKLGDWSNASSEVEFHGATAWMVGEEGRGIATILEMVALTRQDCMIGSSGQMRQALVQAIHHARHRKTFGKWLSEQPLMLNVLADLALESEAHTVLTARVARAVDASHRDAREAAFGRIATAIGKYWVCKRAPAFINEAQECLGGVGYVEESNLARLYRQAPLNSIWEGSGNIQCLDMLRAATREPASRDALFEELLAARGGHPALDAEAARLTREFDDLSTLESRSRFIVERLALALQASLLIRAGNTQVADTFCESRLAGAHGQTFGTLPAHAPMHALIQRAFAEGAETPR, from the coding sequence ATGACCGAACACCGCTCCATCGCCGAAGGCTTCATCACGCACCAGGTCACCAACCAGGCCCCGCCGCTCACCTATGACGCCTGGGCGACCGATACGGTGTTGCGTGAAGCCGTGACCCGGGAAGGGGGCGCCTGGGCGGAAGCCGAGCTCGCGAAGTACGGTCCCCTCGTGGGCGGTGAGATGATGCAGCTCGGGTTCGTCGCCAACGAGAACAAGCCGAAGCTCAGGACGTTCGACCGGTACGGCAACCGCCTGGACGAGGTGGAGTTCCATCCCGCCTACCACCGCCTCATGGAGCTGGCCATCGCCCATGGCGTGCCGAACTTCTCCTGGCGCCACGAGGACAGGCCCGGTGCACACGTGGCCCGCATGGCGCTGTTCTATCTGCACAACCAGGCCGATCAGGGCACGAGCTGCCCCCTGACGATGACGTACGCCAGCGTGCCCGCGCTGCGCCGCCAGCCCGAGCTCGCCCGGGAATGGCTGCCACGCGTGAGCTCGGCCACCTATGACTCGCGGTTCATCCCCGCGGCCCAGAAGCGGGGTGCCACCCTCGGCATGGGCATGACCGAGAAGCAGGGCGGCTCGGATGTGCGGACGAACACCACGCGCGCCCATCAGCTCGGGAGCCGGGGGCCCGGGCAGCCCTATGCGCTCGTCGGCCACAAGTGGTTCTTCTCGGCCCCCATGAGCGACGCGTTCCTCGTGCTCGCGCAGGCCGAGGGGGGATTGTCGTGCTTCCTGCTGCCGCGCTTCACGCCGGACGGCGAGCGCAATGCCATCCGCATCCAGCGCCTCAAGGACAAGCTCGGGGACTGGAGCAACGCCAGCTCCGAGGTCGAGTTCCACGGCGCCACCGCCTGGATGGTGGGCGAGGAGGGCCGCGGCATCGCCACCATTCTCGAGATGGTGGCCCTGACGCGCCAGGACTGCATGATCGGTTCGAGCGGTCAGATGCGCCAGGCGCTCGTGCAGGCCATCCACCATGCACGGCACCGCAAGACCTTCGGCAAGTGGCTGAGCGAGCAACCGCTGATGCTCAATGTGCTCGCCGACCTGGCGCTCGAATCGGAAGCGCATACCGTGCTCACCGCGCGCGTGGCCCGGGCCGTGGATGCGAGCCACCGGGATGCCCGGGAAGCGGCCTTTGGCCGTATCGCCACGGCCATCGGCAAGTACTGGGTGTGCAAGCGCGCTCCCGCCTTCATCAACGAAGCGCAGGAGTGCCTCGGCGGTGTCGGCTATGTCGAGGAGTCGAATCTCGCGCGGCTGTACCGGCAGGCCCCGCTCAACTCCATCTGGGAAGGCAGCGGCAACATCCAGTGTCTGGACATGCTGCGCGCGGCCACGCGCGAGCCGGCCAGCCGCGATGCCCTGTTCGAGGAGCTCCTCGCCGCCCGGGGTGGTCATCCGGCGCTCGACGCCGAGGCCGCGCGCCTGACCAGGGAGTTCGACGACCTGAGCACGCTCGAGTCGCGCTCGCGGTTCATCGTCGAGCGGCTCGCGTTGGCGCTGCAAGCCTCCCTCCTCATCCGCGCTGGCAACACCCAGGTCGCGGACACCTTCTGCGAGTCACGTCTGGCCGGTGCACACGGACAGACGTTCGGCACGCTCCCGGCCCACGCCCCGATGCATGCGCTCATCCAGCGCGCCTTCGCGGAAGGAGCCGAGACCCCTCGGTGA
- a CDS encoding intradiol ring-cleavage dioxygenase, with product MSSDNHSHDKGLQHDLRVLALRQDRRQLLQWMAGATLLVGCGVGTEGIGTEGVGTDALATCSTIPEETQGPYPGDGSNGPNALALSGIVRSDIRSSIGSATGTAAGIVLTLKLTLVSSTRSCAPLSGYAIYLWHCDRDGKYSMYDLPAQNYLRGVQATDSSGVATFTTIFPGCYAGRMPHIHFEVYPSLAKATSAANKLKTSQLALPVDACKTVYATTGYSTSASNLSRMSYAQDNVFRDGTTLQMASVTGSTTAGYIATLPVAIAA from the coding sequence ATGAGTAGCGACAACCACAGTCACGATAAAGGTCTCCAGCACGATCTGAGAGTCCTGGCGCTGCGACAGGACCGCAGACAACTCTTGCAGTGGATGGCGGGTGCCACGCTCCTGGTGGGTTGTGGCGTTGGCACGGAGGGCATCGGCACCGAGGGTGTCGGCACCGACGCGCTGGCCACCTGCTCGACAATCCCGGAGGAGACGCAGGGGCCGTACCCGGGTGATGGTTCCAACGGGCCCAACGCGCTCGCGTTGTCGGGCATCGTACGCAGTGACATCCGCTCCAGCATCGGCAGTGCGACCGGCACCGCGGCGGGCATCGTGCTCACGCTCAAGCTCACCCTGGTGAGCAGCACGCGCAGCTGCGCTCCCCTGTCGGGATATGCCATCTACCTCTGGCATTGCGATCGTGACGGCAAGTACTCGATGTATGACCTCCCCGCCCAGAACTACCTGCGTGGCGTGCAGGCGACGGACAGCAGCGGGGTGGCGACCTTCACCACCATCTTCCCCGGTTGTTACGCCGGACGAATGCCTCACATCCATTTCGAGGTCTACCCCAGCCTCGCGAAGGCCACCTCGGCCGCGAACAAGCTGAAGACCTCGCAGCTCGCCCTGCCGGTGGACGCGTGCAAGACGGTGTACGCCACCACCGGGTACTCCACGAGCGCGAGCAACCTCTCCAGGATGAGCTACGCCCAGGACAACGTCTTCAGGGACGGAACGACCCTCCAGATGGCGAGCGTCACGGGCAGCACCACGGCGGGATACATCGCCACCCTGCCGGTGGCCATCGCCGCGTAG
- a CDS encoding YncE family protein: MATLQVGASLNRWCARAVSLFAAVSMWVSFSAAAQTPMRDVLLVGNNWDGTADVIDVQTYQRLRRINVVPDHGERMTEIMLDPARLTYFLLIREQVGEGHDQFVDDMFASKDGQVIYVSRPSFADVVAINLSTGKIRWRTRVDGQRADHMAISPDGTRLAVSASTANRVNIIDTATGNIVGSFSAGDSPHENNYSRDGSKIFNASIGFVYTPFDTPEMDGTKGNRIFQIVDANTLQVLKRLNMRQKLAAIGMPDMSAAVRPMALSPDERFLYFQVSFFHGFVEYDLEEDRVTRLAHLPVSEEAQALRRDQYILDSAHHGLAMSGDGTKLCVAGTMSNYAAIVSRETLRYRIHPLGARTYWATSSTDGNYCYVSVAGDDTVSVISYATEQEVARIPVGDHPQRARTAKLAASLFP; encoded by the coding sequence ATGGCTACCCTGCAAGTGGGCGCGAGCCTGAACCGATGGTGCGCTCGAGCCGTTTCGTTGTTCGCCGCCGTATCGATGTGGGTCTCATTCAGTGCCGCCGCCCAGACGCCGATGCGCGACGTCCTGCTGGTCGGCAACAACTGGGACGGGACCGCCGACGTCATTGACGTGCAGACCTACCAGCGGCTTCGCCGCATCAACGTGGTTCCGGACCATGGCGAGCGGATGACGGAAATCATGCTCGACCCCGCGCGCCTGACGTACTTCCTGCTCATCCGCGAGCAAGTGGGCGAGGGCCACGATCAGTTCGTGGATGACATGTTCGCCTCGAAGGACGGGCAGGTCATCTACGTCTCGCGACCCAGCTTCGCGGACGTCGTTGCCATCAATCTGAGCACCGGCAAGATCCGCTGGCGGACGCGGGTCGACGGTCAGCGCGCCGACCACATGGCCATCTCGCCGGATGGTACCCGGCTCGCCGTCTCGGCCTCGACGGCGAACCGCGTGAACATCATCGACACCGCCACGGGGAACATCGTCGGCTCCTTCTCCGCGGGGGACAGCCCGCACGAGAACAACTACTCCCGCGACGGCAGCAAGATCTTCAATGCCAGCATCGGCTTCGTCTACACGCCGTTCGATACCCCAGAGATGGACGGCACCAAGGGTAATCGCATCTTCCAGATCGTCGATGCGAACACGCTGCAGGTCCTCAAGAGGCTGAACATGCGCCAGAAGCTTGCCGCGATCGGGATGCCCGACATGAGCGCGGCGGTCCGGCCGATGGCGCTGTCCCCCGACGAGCGGTTCCTCTACTTCCAGGTGTCGTTCTTCCACGGTTTCGTGGAGTACGACCTGGAGGAGGATCGCGTGACGCGGCTTGCCCACCTGCCGGTCTCCGAGGAGGCCCAAGCGCTGCGCCGCGACCAGTACATCCTCGACTCCGCCCACCACGGACTCGCGATGAGCGGCGATGGGACCAAGCTCTGCGTGGCGGGAACGATGTCCAACTACGCGGCGATCGTCTCACGCGAGACGCTCCGCTACCGCATCCACCCGCTCGGCGCGCGGACCTACTGGGCGACGAGCAGCACCGACGGAAACTACTGCTATGTCTCGGTGGCTGGCGACGACACCGTGTCGGTCATCTCCTACGCGACCGAGCAGGAGGTGGCCCGCATCCCCGTCGGCGACCACCCGCAGCGTGCGCGCACCGCGAAACTCGCGGCGTCGCTCTTCCCCTGA
- a CDS encoding ATP-binding protein has product MSQSPPESKAPTAATEVLAGGGEMGALMRDIDWSRTELGPVETWPASLRTMVGVVLGSRFPMLMWWGERMVQVYNDGYRPILGDKHPASMGARGADVWKEIWSTIGPMAKGVLRGGPSTWSEHLLLMHRKGFFEEAYFTFSYSPIPDDTGGRGGVLVTVQETTSQVLGERRLNTLQRVAADSFQARSVEEAARLAMRALDGNPNDLPFALLYLCDADGGHASLVATRGLREERLSSLPPLLDLAAAQDDWPLHEVLATRRPVQVAALPQRLRLALASEDAPAPTRAQVLPVEGEAGGALAGFLMVGLSPRLELDDKYQGFLRLVAGHLSTALAHARAYAEQKQRAEALAELDRAKTAFFSNVSHEFRTPLTLMLGPVEDLLARGQLPDTAREALELVHRNGLRLFKLVNTLLDFSRLEAGRVQASYQPTDLAVLTAGLASSFDSAMAKAGLRLVVECEPLPEPIWVDREMWEKVVLNLVSNAFKFTFEGEIAVRLRWRGDHVELSVRDTGTGIPPEEQPRIFERFHQVRGARGRNHEGSGIGLSLVQELVKLHGGTVRVDSAPGQGSTFTVCIPTGCSHLPRERLDAPRTQASTGLGAAPFVNEASSWLATPPPVPSGPTAAPEAPPARALAPGGHILLVDDNADMRDYVRRLLETRFTVDAVADGLAALAAVEARVPDLVLSDVMMPGLDGLELLRELRANPRTSAIPIILLSARAGEEATVEGLRSGADDYLVKPFSARELLARVEGALRLARERAERERLAVDRAEFEQHLIGIVSHDLRNPLAAISVSAATLLRGAEMEERQRKSLGRILTSAERAHRMIRDLLDFTKARLGGGLPIQRVPLDFHALSRQVVDELQASHPERVILLEQHGDGQAVWDGDRMAQVLINLIGNAVHYSPPGPPSG; this is encoded by the coding sequence ATGAGTCAGAGTCCCCCTGAATCCAAGGCGCCCACCGCCGCCACGGAAGTGCTCGCGGGCGGAGGGGAGATGGGCGCGCTCATGCGCGACATCGACTGGTCTCGCACGGAGCTCGGGCCCGTGGAGACGTGGCCCGCCTCCCTGCGCACCATGGTGGGCGTGGTGCTGGGCAGCAGATTCCCCATGCTGATGTGGTGGGGAGAGCGCATGGTCCAGGTCTACAACGACGGCTACCGGCCCATCCTGGGGGACAAACACCCCGCGTCCATGGGCGCGCGGGGGGCGGACGTCTGGAAGGAGATCTGGTCCACCATCGGTCCCATGGCCAAGGGCGTCCTCCGGGGCGGCCCGTCCACCTGGTCCGAGCACCTGCTGCTCATGCACCGCAAGGGATTCTTCGAGGAGGCCTACTTCACCTTCTCGTACAGCCCCATTCCCGACGACACCGGAGGGCGTGGGGGCGTGCTCGTCACCGTCCAGGAGACCACCAGCCAGGTCCTGGGCGAGCGGCGGCTGAACACCCTGCAGCGGGTGGCGGCCGACTCGTTCCAGGCCCGGAGCGTCGAGGAAGCCGCCCGGCTGGCGATGCGGGCGCTCGACGGCAACCCGAATGATCTACCCTTCGCGCTCCTGTACCTGTGCGACGCGGACGGTGGACACGCGTCGCTGGTGGCGACCCGAGGGCTCCGGGAGGAGCGCCTCTCCTCGCTCCCGCCCCTCCTGGACCTCGCCGCGGCCCAGGACGACTGGCCGTTGCACGAGGTGCTCGCGACACGCCGGCCCGTCCAGGTGGCGGCACTGCCCCAGCGCCTGCGCCTGGCGCTCGCGAGCGAGGACGCTCCGGCGCCCACCCGGGCCCAGGTGCTGCCCGTGGAGGGCGAGGCTGGCGGCGCCCTGGCGGGCTTTCTCATGGTCGGCCTCAGCCCCCGGCTCGAGCTCGACGACAAGTACCAGGGCTTCCTGCGGCTCGTGGCGGGGCACCTCTCCACGGCGCTCGCCCACGCGCGGGCCTACGCGGAGCAGAAGCAGCGCGCGGAGGCCCTCGCCGAGCTGGACCGGGCGAAGACGGCCTTCTTCAGCAACGTCAGCCACGAGTTCCGCACGCCCCTGACGCTGATGCTCGGACCGGTGGAGGACCTGCTGGCCAGGGGCCAGCTGCCGGACACGGCGCGCGAGGCGCTCGAGCTCGTCCACCGCAACGGCCTGCGCCTCTTCAAGCTCGTCAACACGCTCCTGGACTTCAGCCGCCTGGAGGCGGGCCGCGTCCAGGCCAGCTACCAGCCCACGGACCTCGCCGTCCTCACCGCGGGGCTCGCCAGCTCGTTCGACTCGGCCATGGCGAAGGCGGGGCTGCGCCTCGTGGTGGAGTGCGAGCCCCTGCCGGAGCCCATCTGGGTGGACCGGGAGATGTGGGAGAAGGTTGTCCTCAACCTCGTCTCCAACGCGTTCAAGTTCACCTTCGAGGGGGAGATCGCCGTGCGCCTGCGGTGGCGGGGTGACCACGTGGAGCTGTCCGTGCGCGACACCGGCACGGGCATCCCTCCCGAGGAGCAGCCGCGCATCTTCGAGCGCTTCCACCAGGTGCGGGGCGCGCGGGGCCGCAACCATGAGGGCAGCGGCATTGGCCTCTCCCTGGTGCAGGAGCTCGTGAAGCTGCATGGCGGCACCGTGCGGGTGGACAGCGCGCCGGGCCAGGGCAGCACCTTCACCGTGTGCATTCCCACCGGCTGCTCCCACCTGCCGCGCGAACGGCTCGACGCTCCGCGCACGCAGGCCTCGACGGGGCTCGGCGCAGCGCCCTTCGTCAACGAGGCCTCCAGCTGGCTCGCCACCCCTCCCCCGGTGCCCTCCGGCCCCACCGCCGCGCCGGAGGCTCCGCCCGCGCGAGCCCTGGCACCGGGCGGCCATATCCTGCTCGTCGACGACAACGCGGACATGCGGGACTACGTGCGCCGCCTGTTGGAGACGCGCTTCACGGTCGACGCGGTGGCGGATGGGTTGGCGGCGCTCGCGGCGGTCGAGGCCCGGGTGCCGGACCTCGTCCTCTCGGATGTGATGATGCCGGGGCTGGACGGCCTGGAACTGCTGCGCGAGCTTCGGGCCAACCCCCGCACCTCGGCCATTCCCATCATCCTCCTGTCCGCGCGAGCAGGCGAGGAGGCCACGGTGGAGGGCCTCCGGTCCGGAGCGGATGACTACCTCGTGAAGCCCTTCAGTGCCCGCGAGCTGCTGGCGCGCGTGGAAGGCGCCCTGCGTCTGGCGCGCGAGCGGGCCGAGCGCGAGCGGCTGGCCGTGGACCGCGCCGAGTTCGAGCAACACCTCATCGGCATCGTCAGCCATGACCTGCGCAACCCGCTGGCCGCCATCTCCGTGTCGGCCGCGACGCTGCTGCGCGGAGCGGAAATGGAGGAGCGGCAGCGCAAGTCGCTCGGGCGCATCCTCACGTCGGCGGAGCGCGCCCACCGGATGATCCGGGATCTGCTCGACTTCACGAAGGCCCGCCTGGGTGGGGGCCTGCCCATCCAGCGCGTGCCGCTCGACTTCCACGCCCTCAGCCGGCAGGTGGTGGACGAGCTTCAGGCCTCACACCCCGAGCGCGTCATCCTGCTCGAGCAGCACGGCGACGGACAGGCCGTCTGGGACGGAGACCGGATGGCGCAGGTCCTCATCAACCTCATTGGCAATGCCGTGCACTACAGCCCCCCGGGACCCCCGTCCGGGTGA
- a CDS encoding sensor histidine kinase: MFEVHNEGAPISEELLPRLFQPMQRGETAGDNASRNVGLGLYIVDHIVRAHGGSVEVRSREGEGTTFRVRLPRGDFEPAAQENARP; encoded by the coding sequence GTGTTCGAGGTCCACAACGAGGGAGCCCCCATCTCGGAGGAGCTCCTCCCCCGGCTCTTCCAGCCCATGCAGCGCGGGGAGACGGCGGGGGACAACGCGAGCCGCAACGTGGGGTTGGGGCTCTACATCGTGGACCACATCGTGCGGGCGCATGGCGGCAGCGTCGAGGTGCGTTCGCGGGAGGGAGAGGGGACGACCTTCCGGGTGCGCCTGCCACGCGGGGACTTCGAGCCCGCCGCCCAGGAGAACGCGCGGCCTTGA
- a CDS encoding GNAT family N-acetyltransferase, with protein sequence MQSPYSVSAVQHRAELEQILVLQRKNLKQELAAEEMRSQGFVTVRHELPELERMHALAPSIVAHQGHELVAYALMMPRECRDLMPVLVPMFELLDRLEYRGKPLKEHRFYVMGQICIDKAHRGRGLFERLYHEHRELYQQRFDLIVTEVSVRNHRSLRAHERVGFQTLHTYRDETDEWAVVGWDWSLSRAGGQTP encoded by the coding sequence ATGCAAAGCCCCTACAGCGTCTCCGCCGTGCAACACCGAGCGGAGCTCGAGCAGATCCTGGTCTTGCAGCGGAAGAACCTGAAGCAGGAGCTGGCGGCGGAGGAGATGCGCTCGCAAGGCTTCGTGACCGTGCGGCACGAGCTGCCGGAGCTGGAGCGGATGCATGCCCTGGCTCCCAGCATCGTCGCCCATCAGGGCCATGAGCTCGTGGCCTATGCCCTGATGATGCCGCGCGAGTGCCGTGACTTGATGCCCGTGCTGGTGCCCATGTTCGAGCTCCTGGACCGGCTCGAGTACCGGGGCAAGCCCCTGAAGGAGCACCGCTTCTACGTGATGGGGCAGATCTGCATCGACAAGGCCCACCGTGGCAGGGGGCTGTTCGAGCGGCTCTACCACGAGCACCGCGAGCTCTATCAGCAGCGGTTCGACCTCATCGTGACAGAGGTCTCCGTCCGCAATCACCGCTCGCTGCGGGCGCATGAGCGGGTCGGCTTCCAGACCCTCCACACCTACAGGGATGAGACGGACGAGTGGGCGGTCGTGGGCTGGGACTGGAGTCTCTCGCGGGCGGGCGGACAGACGCCGTAG
- a CDS encoding amino acid adenylation domain-containing protein, producing the protein MNYNLALPLHRNSIESPDRLALSADGEELTYRELATLARRVACVLATTLAPGIQHERQWRVGILASRSIEACIGVLGAAWSGATYVPLGSRLPEERLRTVLSLCHLDALITDAEGARLLSERVLEACPNLLLVPDPAVLKKTPAMRGKWLHGLRALPDARALDAPAHVSADDLAYIEFTSGTTGVPKGVMISAGAVHHYLTMMMDRYRFTPEDRLPETCELNFDVSVHDMFLTWGAGASLHVLPRNQIMNSVRFIRDKQLTVWVSVPSIIGLAQRTRALRPGVLPSLRCSMFGGESLSVAAARAWAEAAPNSVIDNLYGPTEATVTCTALCYSTHPIQTPGRDVIAIGMPLPGTQVAIVDESLNFLAPGQDGELAISGPQLARGYLGEPELTESRFPTINGKRWYLTGDLARRDEAGCLHHLGRVDHQVKILGHRVELEEVEAHLRVVTQAGFVAALAWPIQGAAQGIVAFVSGEMPPVRDVLARMAQRLPEYMVPHRIERLSDMPLSPNGKVDRKQLRGLLEEESR; encoded by the coding sequence ATGAACTACAATCTCGCGCTCCCGCTCCATCGCAACAGCATCGAGTCCCCGGACAGACTGGCGCTCTCGGCCGATGGCGAAGAGCTGACCTATCGCGAGCTGGCGACACTGGCCCGGCGGGTCGCGTGCGTCCTGGCCACCACGCTCGCTCCTGGTATCCAACATGAGCGGCAATGGCGTGTCGGAATCCTGGCATCGCGCAGCATCGAGGCCTGTATCGGTGTCCTCGGTGCGGCATGGTCTGGCGCGACGTATGTCCCCCTGGGTTCGAGACTTCCGGAAGAGCGGCTGCGGACCGTGCTCTCGCTGTGCCACCTCGATGCCCTGATCACCGACGCCGAAGGCGCACGCCTGTTGTCGGAGCGCGTGCTCGAGGCCTGTCCCAACCTGCTCCTCGTGCCGGATCCGGCCGTCCTGAAGAAGACACCCGCGATGCGCGGCAAGTGGCTCCATGGGCTCCGGGCGTTGCCGGATGCCAGGGCGCTCGATGCCCCCGCCCACGTGTCGGCGGACGATCTGGCCTACATCGAGTTCACCTCGGGAACGACCGGTGTTCCGAAAGGGGTGATGATCTCCGCGGGAGCCGTCCATCACTACCTGACGATGATGATGGACCGCTACCGGTTCACGCCCGAAGACCGTCTCCCCGAGACCTGCGAGCTGAACTTCGACGTCTCGGTCCACGACATGTTCCTGACCTGGGGCGCTGGCGCGTCGCTGCATGTGCTGCCGCGCAACCAGATCATGAACTCGGTCAGATTCATCCGTGACAAGCAATTGACCGTCTGGGTCTCCGTTCCATCGATCATCGGGTTGGCGCAGCGGACACGGGCGCTGCGCCCGGGCGTGCTCCCCAGCCTCCGCTGCTCGATGTTTGGCGGTGAATCCCTGTCGGTGGCCGCCGCGAGGGCGTGGGCGGAAGCGGCGCCCAACAGTGTGATTGACAACCTATACGGGCCGACCGAAGCCACCGTCACCTGCACGGCACTGTGCTACAGCACGCATCCCATCCAGACCCCCGGGCGCGATGTGATCGCGATCGGCATGCCCCTGCCCGGTACGCAAGTGGCGATCGTCGACGAGTCACTGAACTTCCTCGCCCCCGGCCAGGATGGAGAGCTGGCGATTAGCGGGCCACAGCTCGCGCGAGGCTACCTGGGAGAGCCCGAGCTCACGGAGTCCCGGTTTCCGACGATCAATGGCAAACGTTGGTACCTGACGGGCGACCTTGCCCGCCGCGACGAAGCCGGTTGCCTGCATCACCTTGGCCGGGTCGACCATCAGGTCAAGATCCTGGGCCACCGGGTGGAGTTGGAGGAAGTCGAGGCGCACCTGCGCGTCGTCACCCAGGCCGGGTTCGTGGCCGCGCTGGCCTGGCCCATCCAAGGAGCCGCCCAGGGAATCGTCGCTTTCGTCAGCGGCGAGATGCCTCCCGTGCGGGATGTCCTCGCCCGGATGGCGCAGCGGCTGCCGGAGTACATGGTTCCTCATCGCATCGAGCGGCTCTCCGACATGCCGCTCAGCCCGAACGGGAAGGTCGATCGCAAACAACTGCGGGGCCTGCTCGAGGAGGAGAGCCGATGA
- a CDS encoding acyl carrier protein, producing the protein MSGDAKQKIRGFIAGLLEGHAGNTDFSDSESLFQSGRLDSMSAVELVTFLETEFGIDFAYVDFDIAMFDSVDLIEGFVAPMPRPAAGGMSARR; encoded by the coding sequence ATGAGCGGTGATGCGAAACAGAAAATCCGGGGCTTCATCGCCGGACTGCTGGAGGGGCATGCCGGCAACACGGACTTCTCGGACTCCGAATCGCTGTTCCAGAGCGGACGACTGGACTCGATGTCGGCCGTGGAGCTGGTGACGTTCCTCGAAACGGAGTTCGGAATCGATTTCGCCTACGTCGACTTCGACATCGCGATGTTCGATTCGGTCGATTTGATCGAAGGATTCGTCGCCCCGATGCCGCGTCCAGCGGCGGGAGGCATGTCGGCCAGGCGTTGA